From Gimesia panareensis, the proteins below share one genomic window:
- a CDS encoding M48 family metalloprotease produces MPRYIRTVHGSRDSSLKLRLVVAAGIALFSLISFLMKSDVNEITGESQHVALTEQQEIALGLQALPAILDQHHGEHPDREAQAYVDRVGEKLLASLNASLRKQGRSNPYRFDFHLLNDNQVINAFALPGGQIFITAGLFRQLETEGQLAGVLGHEMGHVLSRHGAQHMAQQEFTQGLVGAAGVAGGDASSARMAQMIGSMINMKYSRSDELESDRWGIKLMVMAGYDPYAMTGVMEILQRAAGGGRQPEIFSTHPDPGNRSQRIRDFIQRTWPQGLPANLEP; encoded by the coding sequence ATGCCGCGGTATATTCGCACGGTACATGGTTCCCGGGACTCTTCTCTCAAGCTGCGTCTGGTGGTAGCAGCAGGAATTGCCTTATTCTCGTTGATTTCGTTTCTGATGAAATCGGATGTGAATGAAATCACGGGAGAAAGCCAACATGTTGCGCTGACCGAACAACAGGAAATCGCATTGGGATTACAGGCCCTCCCGGCCATCCTGGACCAGCACCATGGCGAGCATCCGGACCGGGAAGCCCAGGCATATGTCGACCGGGTTGGTGAGAAACTGCTGGCCAGTTTGAACGCCTCTTTACGCAAACAGGGGCGCAGTAACCCCTATCGCTTTGACTTTCACCTGCTCAACGACAATCAGGTCATCAATGCCTTTGCTTTGCCCGGCGGCCAGATTTTTATTACCGCGGGACTCTTCAGACAACTGGAGACAGAAGGCCAGCTGGCAGGTGTGCTGGGTCATGAAATGGGGCATGTCCTTTCCCGACACGGTGCACAACATATGGCTCAGCAGGAATTCACTCAGGGGCTGGTGGGCGCTGCCGGTGTCGCAGGCGGGGATGCCAGCAGTGCCCGGATGGCACAAATGATCGGCTCGATGATCAACATGAAATACAGTCGCAGTGATGAACTGGAATCCGACCGCTGGGGAATTAAACTGATGGTCATGGCTGGCTATGATCCTTATGCGATGACGGGGGTCATGGAAATCCTGCAACGCGCGGCTGGAGGAGGGAGGCAACCAGAAATTTTCAGCACCCACCCCGATCCGGGAAACCGGAGTCAACGTATCCGAGACTTCATCCAACGGACCTGGCCACAGGGTCTCCCGGCCAACCTGGAACCTTAA